The Nyctibius grandis isolate bNycGra1 chromosome 20, bNycGra1.pri, whole genome shotgun sequence DNA window GCACCATTACCAGGAAGAGAACATACAGACAATAAAACCTGTTGTTTCTTTAGTCTTTTCACAGTTTCTCCTGCCTGTTTCTTCCCTGCATAAGGAGGTgggttttatttgctgtttctgtCAATAGTGAAGTCACTTGGCTGTAGTGTTAGAGAAATTGTTTTCATCAGAAATAATTCATGACTATAATTTATAACATTGGCCAGACACAGGCAGGAGTCCTGCCTAAGCATATGTATTAGAATGATTCTTGGGGTTTGTGTAATCTCAGGATGTAATAGTGTGTTGGTTTTGAATAAAAGAACTGGAGCTTGTTTTTCCAACTTACTGGATGTGTTTTACCATATAAAGTTCTACTACTGGGCAAGGAATGTCCTCTTTCTACTTGAAACCTGGAGCAAAAATGTTTCCCTGTCCCAGTACTGTCTTCAACAACAGTAAAAGCAATTCCAAGGGGACAGATGCCATAGCTTCACAGAGTGTCTGCCTTCCTTTTAGTGCATcttagaatatattttaatcttGAACATTGTGTCCACAGGTAGTTTTGGTTACACTCAGAAAGCTTTGGCATtccagtattttctgtgtggctaTTCAGCCATGTAACCACTTCCTTCAGGGGACAATCCGGGATAAGAGAAGAGACTCTGTTACTCAGAGGTGGCCACGTCTGAGACGTCACTATGAAATCTGCTGTCCTGGAGTTGTTGCCaacctcctttttctcccctacCACCAAAACTAGGGATCTGACTAAAAATGCTCTATTCTTCCTCAGGATGAATCATTCAGCCAGTCTAGGAAGGGATCGgccctctgtactcggcactggtgaggccagtgggtccagttctgggccccgcacttcaagaaagatgttgaggtgttggagcgagtccagaggagggcgaccaagctggggaagggtctggagggtctgacctatgaggaacggctgagggagctgggggtgtttagcctggagaagaggaggctcagaggtgaccttagtgcagtcttTTATTGCATAAAAGATTGCATACAGcttttaaggctgggctgggaaATCTGAGTTTATTTCCATACCTGGAAATACAGTAGATCTACAACTTAATTTATACAACATGTGATAAATACTATGAAATCAAATCCATCTTATTTACGTACAATTGTGTTTATTCTAAATCCAGCTCCACCTCGAGGTTTGGCAGTGCCTGCTGAAGGACATGGACGGTAGTTTCTTTCTGTCTTATTCCAGGAAGGTCACTCAGATACAAATATTCAAGGTTcctataaatatttaagaagaaaagtcaGCAACTACTATTTACCTGTTGACACAGAAATTAGACAAAGGATTACTCTACCATAGGCATTttgagtattttaaaaggttacTGGTTCTAACTGGTTCTACAGACCTGCCTGCAGGTCAGTCCCCAAAGccagccaccccacagccccacacgTCTGCAACAGCCCAGAAATGTTCTGACTTTAGCCCTTCCAGTCAACATCATCCCAGAACTGCGGGGTGGTAACAGGTAGGGAGGCAGAAGAGCTCGGCAGCTCACGTACATCAGCTTGTGAAGTGCGATGATGCCTTTATCTGTGACATTCCCACAGGAAATTatcttcagctggagaagactCTTCTGTAGGTTCTTCGTCTCGCTGAGCCTCTGCAGACACTCGTCCTGGATGTAAATACACTTCTGCAGCTTGATTTCTGCAACGTGTTCAAGACCATCTGGGAAGACAAAAACGAGTAATTGCTTCAGAACACCAAGAACAACCCATACTTGTTAAGTTCTCACTTGCCATTTAGTAACTGCAACATGCTCCTCTGTACAGCGAGGCCGTAACGCACCATGAAGCTCCTAAATCCCTTTATGGGACTTCAAATATATGAAAACCCCAGGGTTTGTATCCTTTTAGTAAGATTCTAAGAGCTTTGACACAGGCAAGTACCAAAAAAAGCTCTACAAGTCTGGGAGATAAACAGTGACTCTGAAATAATGCAGGAAATTCAAGGTCCCCcgccaataaaaaaaataaaatggtctGTTCtccattttggtttttgttatttaaaggaGACCTGAAACAAtctctttcttattttgtaagaaactgagagcttgctgctttttttttaatctctgaagaAATCCTAAGTGCCTGGAGAACAAGCAGCATTATGACTtcacagatacagaaaaacatacttggttagaagaaaaagaatatttaaagtaGTGCTTTTTGCTACCAGCTACTTCACTATGAACTCATTGAAACAGCAAAGCTTTGTTGCACTTCCTCAGTGCTACTGTCACTTCAGGTAAGGGCTGAAGTTCCCAAtctctttctgcttcagagCACACCTCCAGCAAAACCTGAGGAACTCCTGAAGGTTTGTAGagccattttaaagaaaaaagggggaaaacaaaGATTTCTCTATTTCTTACTAAGAAATGAGGAAATGACCCGGTTATTCGTATTTTGATGCAACTGAAGAGCTAAGACCCCTCGGTATAATCTTTGCACAGCTGTGTCTACATTACCCAGATAATCAAATCCTCTGTGCATGATGCAAGATTCAGTGGCATTAATTGCTTCGATCTTGTACTTCCCCAAGGGCCCCGTTGGGAGGCCGTTGTAGTCCTGCTGCCATTTCTGGTAGCCCTGATAGCGCACCAGGGCACCGCATCGCAAGAGCCATTCTGAAGCCGCCCTGTCGGGGCCAACGGCCTGTATGCGTTCATAGTCCACCCTGCCAAGACAGAAGGAGCATTCACAAGGTTCTGATAATGCAGCAGATTTATTGTCTTGGTGATAATAATACCACACAACAAACACTTGGGTCTGTGCATGAGAAGATGTCAGAAAAGTAATAACATGATTTACTGGAAGTGctttatatataattatttggGTTGTGCTGGTTCTTAATCAGTCTGGCATAAgggttttttaaacttgttttaaatGGCAGTTacttttggtaaaaaaaaaatacaaatccaaCTTGACTTGGCATGTGTTAACCCTTCTAATTGATTGCTTCCTTCCATGTCtgtaaggagagagaaaaaatggcTTTCTCCACCCAGAATAAGGCTTTACAACAACTGCAAATTTGTCTCCCAAACATATTTTGAttatataaaaatcaaacattgCCTGTCACATGTATGTCATTCCTGAAGGCTTCTTCTCAAGAATTACAGTATTTCAAAAAGACACACTTAAGCAGTTAGTTAAAATCCTTGGGTCCGTTCAGGAAAAGGATATCTTAGTCTGGTGAGGAATGCTGAAGACAGGAGCAGAGACCTGGAAGAGACTCGTGGTTGAGCTTCCCACCTCATATAGCAATCAGCTACACCCTGCAACCCTTTTCAGAGCGCTAGAAGACACACGGCAAAACTATTAGCTACTGGCAAAAGCTATGGGCAGAGAAAGGGTTTCACAGAGAAAGGCTTTATCTTTCTAAAAGTAAATGTGAAACGCTCGTGTGGCTGAATCCCATTGTAAATGATGGGTTGGTCGGATGCTTTTCTGAGTAAGTAAAGGGGGCACGGTTGTGCTACTGGCTTAAATGCAGTCGGGGTCA harbors:
- the DMAC2L gene encoding ATP synthase subunit s, mitochondrial gives rise to the protein MLLGTLVRPVGSLGKLRPPGACRHFWGWLNAVFNKVDYERIQAVGPDRAASEWLLRCGALVRYQGYQKWQQDYNGLPTGPLGKYKIEAINATESCIMHRGFDYLDGLEHVAEIKLQKCIYIQDECLQRLSETKNLQKSLLQLKIISCGNVTDKGIIALHKLMNLEYLYLSDLPGIRQKETTVHVLQQALPNLEVELDLE